The proteins below are encoded in one region of Clostridium fermenticellae:
- the hpt gene encoding hypoxanthine phosphoribosyltransferase, with the protein MYQMKDDIKEVLFTEKQLRDKEKEIGEKISKDYRGKDLMLVGILKGSVPFMADLLKEINIPCTMDFMAVSSYGKSTKTSGVVRILKDLDFEIEGKDVLIVEDIIDSGVTLAYLLDCLKGRKPSSIQIACLLDKPDRRKKVLNVKYRGFVVPDYFLVGYGLDYSEKYRNLPYIGVLKEDVYK; encoded by the coding sequence ATGTACCAAATGAAGGATGACATAAAAGAAGTATTATTTACAGAGAAACAATTGAGGGATAAAGAGAAAGAAATAGGTGAAAAGATTAGCAAAGATTATAGAGGAAAGGATTTGATGCTTGTTGGAATACTTAAAGGATCTGTTCCGTTTATGGCAGATCTGCTAAAAGAAATTAATATTCCATGCACCATGGATTTTATGGCAGTTTCAAGTTATGGCAAGTCTACTAAGACATCGGGAGTAGTTAGAATTTTAAAGGATTTAGATTTCGAAATAGAAGGAAAAGATGTTTTAATTGTAGAAGATATTATAGATTCAGGAGTTACATTAGCTTATTTGCTTGATTGTTTAAAGGGAAGAAAACCATCAAGTATACAAATAGCTTGCCTTTTAGATAAACCTGACAGAAGGAAGAAGGTACTGAATGTAAAATATAGAGGATTTGTAGTGCCAGACTATTTTCTAGTAGGATATGGACTGGACTATTCAGAAAAATATAGAAATTTACCATACATAGGAGTGCTAAAAGAGGATGTTTATAAATAA
- the tilS gene encoding tRNA lysidine(34) synthetase TilS — protein MIDEIFNNIVKYSMFNRGDKVIVAVSGGPDSICLLHSLYRLREKLQITIYAAHLNHCLRGEAADMDENFVKEFCNRLDIKFRSKKVDVNKLSRDKNISCESAGREARYDFFYELKKEFSAQKIAIAHNANDQAETILMRIMRGTGLDGLAGIRPVRDNIFVRPLINIARNQIEEYCSLNNLDPRIDKTNLETIYSRNKIRLELIPYIRKNFNDDIVKTLNRLSDTIKVDNDYLEMISKEKFKKYCDINKEKVIISKEAFTEHNAIVTRIVRLSIYALCGNLYNIDKLHIYNIIDIQKTSTGKILNLPGHINVINSYGNIYIYKVKEHIYENQNREYKLEMGMNNLTCENLKIYLTVLESDSVQNLESNKLTKYFDYDKIKDGIILRYKRDGDRFIPLGMNGSKKLKKFFIDEKISRNERNEIPLICFNGEISWIIGYRISEVFKVTKDTKNVLQIKVEGERIKECTK, from the coding sequence TTGATAGATGAAATCTTTAATAATATAGTAAAATACTCAATGTTTAATAGAGGAGACAAGGTAATAGTGGCTGTCTCAGGTGGACCTGATTCCATATGTCTTTTACATAGTTTGTATAGATTGAGGGAAAAGTTACAAATAACTATTTATGCAGCACACTTAAATCATTGTCTTCGAGGGGAAGCTGCCGATATGGATGAGAATTTTGTAAAGGAATTTTGTAATAGATTGGATATAAAATTCAGATCCAAAAAGGTAGATGTAAATAAATTATCTAGGGATAAGAATATATCATGTGAAAGTGCAGGCAGGGAAGCCAGGTATGATTTCTTTTATGAACTCAAGAAGGAATTTAGTGCCCAAAAAATAGCAATTGCGCATAATGCAAATGATCAGGCTGAAACTATACTTATGAGAATAATGAGAGGAACAGGACTTGACGGATTAGCTGGAATAAGACCTGTGCGAGATAATATATTTGTTAGACCTCTTATAAATATAGCTAGAAATCAAATTGAGGAGTATTGTAGTTTGAATAATTTAGATCCTAGAATAGATAAGACTAATCTAGAAACCATTTATTCCAGAAATAAAATAAGATTGGAGTTAATACCATATATACGAAAAAACTTTAATGATGATATCGTAAAAACTTTAAACAGACTATCTGATACTATAAAAGTGGATAATGATTATTTAGAGATGATTTCTAAAGAAAAGTTTAAAAAATATTGTGATATAAATAAAGAAAAGGTTATAATATCTAAAGAAGCCTTTACTGAACACAATGCAATTGTAACTAGAATTGTGCGGCTTTCAATCTATGCTCTGTGTGGAAATTTGTATAATATTGATAAATTACATATATATAATATTATAGATATTCAAAAAACTTCAACAGGAAAAATTCTAAATTTGCCAGGGCATATAAATGTCATAAATAGTTATGGTAATATTTATATATATAAGGTAAAAGAACATATATATGAAAACCAAAATAGAGAATACAAACTTGAGATGGGGATGAATAATTTAACCTGTGAGAACTTAAAAATATACTTAACTGTGTTAGAAAGTGATTCAGTGCAAAATTTAGAGAGTAATAAATTAACTAAATACTTTGACTATGATAAAATAAAAGATGGAATAATATTAAGATACAAGAGAGATGGAGATAGATTTATTCCACTTGGGATGAATGGCAGTAAGAAGTTAAAGAAATTCTTTATTGATGAGAAGATATCACGAAATGAAAGAAACGAGATACCTTTAATATGTTTTAATGGTGAAATTTCATGGATCATTGGTTATAGGATTAGTGAAGTTTTTAAAGTAACGAAAGATACAAAAAATGTTTTACAAATAAAAGTCGAAGGGGAGAGAATAAAGGAATGTACCAAATGA
- the spoIIE gene encoding stage II sporulation protein E — translation MQYGVEIFPYQRIKKIKDKQKQRLIRFPIMKVTLVLLSALLASRVVMVNLMAPFGLAFLIAIIVYEDKKMSLAAGIGTLIGYLTVIHSMNDLPMYILASLMLIISKYILDNMKQKSKLLILFSGIFVEFIAYKLLIGKIVFGMSVLTSFFEICCIFPIYFIINYSMECFKLLRTRHLYTSEEIISMSIVMSLIVAGTWGVDIKGITIRNVVALTFVLILGYVKGSSAGSAVGVAMGTIIGMTSSNMIIYVGVYGLCGLVSGVFRETGKWMSGISYLVAFSVLKMYSNIAVQFNIIEVIISCCIFLAIPVSILNKIEVELEWEKKQEYFKESYAERIKGILMVKLESFSDILHNISEALEKLVNNDKLIMKNKSSAMIENLAGRVCSDCSMKSMCWNRENFYTYNAFGELIQNFQDNNKDIPYELERKCTKRSVLLKETENIVNNYIISEMWRNRLSECRELLGGQIDNMASSVSEIVKEFDMNIRFNPDIENRLRRILTKNKIKYVDMFCYNDKNERIIIKISMEACGGKQLCAKKILPLVNQAADKIMCINDDGCKINNSLKTCDITFEEMPKYYVSTYAGKMCKDGEEFSGDSYTFGKSSDGAYISMISDGMGSGPEAGQESSAVVNIVQKFLKQGFDKITAINTVNSIMSIKFSEDEKFSTIDLSSIDLYSGKIDFVKIGAAASFIKRGEDVSVIDSKSLPIGVLDKPDIDSAQKKVKNGDLIIMVSDGILDHENKSVGSVDWFIEFLKGNNCNDPKQLGHEIIDKSKEISNGKIRDDMTVIVGKVYSLY, via the coding sequence GTGCAATATGGAGTAGAGATTTTTCCATACCAAAGAATAAAAAAAATAAAGGATAAACAAAAACAAAGGTTAATAAGATTCCCTATTATGAAAGTTACACTAGTACTTTTATCGGCACTTTTGGCAAGTAGGGTGGTTATGGTAAACCTCATGGCACCATTTGGGCTGGCATTTTTAATAGCAATTATAGTTTACGAAGATAAAAAAATGTCTTTGGCAGCAGGAATTGGTACATTAATTGGATATTTAACAGTAATACATAGTATGAATGATTTACCAATGTATATATTAGCCTCACTAATGCTTATAATATCTAAGTATATATTAGATAATATGAAACAAAAGAGTAAATTATTAATATTATTTTCAGGAATATTTGTAGAATTTATAGCTTACAAACTGCTTATTGGAAAGATAGTATTTGGTATGTCAGTTTTGACCTCATTCTTTGAGATATGCTGTATATTCCCAATATATTTTATTATAAATTATTCAATGGAATGTTTTAAATTACTTAGGACAAGACATCTTTATACAAGTGAAGAGATAATAAGTATGTCTATAGTAATGTCATTAATAGTTGCTGGTACCTGGGGTGTTGATATAAAGGGTATAACTATAAGAAATGTTGTAGCATTAACTTTTGTACTTATATTAGGATATGTAAAGGGAAGTTCAGCTGGATCAGCAGTAGGGGTTGCGATGGGAACAATAATTGGCATGACATCAAGTAATATGATAATTTATGTTGGAGTATATGGATTATGTGGTCTTGTTTCAGGAGTATTTAGAGAAACTGGAAAATGGATGAGTGGAATATCATATTTGGTAGCTTTCTCTGTATTAAAAATGTATTCTAATATAGCGGTTCAATTTAATATAATTGAGGTTATTATAAGTTGCTGCATATTTTTAGCTATACCAGTAAGTATTTTAAATAAAATAGAAGTGGAGCTTGAATGGGAAAAGAAGCAGGAATATTTTAAGGAAAGTTATGCAGAGAGAATTAAGGGAATTTTAATGGTAAAGCTAGAAAGTTTTTCTGATATACTTCATAATATATCGGAAGCATTGGAAAAATTGGTAAATAACGATAAACTCATTATGAAAAATAAAAGTAGTGCAATGATTGAAAATCTTGCAGGAAGAGTGTGCAGTGACTGCAGTATGAAATCAATGTGTTGGAATAGAGAAAATTTTTATACTTATAATGCTTTTGGAGAGTTAATACAAAATTTTCAGGATAATAATAAAGATATACCTTATGAATTAGAAAGAAAATGTACAAAACGATCTGTGCTTCTAAAAGAAACTGAGAATATAGTAAATAATTATATAATAAGTGAGATGTGGAGAAACAGATTGAGTGAATGTAGAGAATTACTCGGTGGACAAATAGATAATATGGCAAGCTCCGTATCTGAAATAGTTAAAGAATTTGATATGAATATAAGATTTAATCCAGATATTGAAAATAGATTGAGAAGGATACTTACTAAGAACAAGATAAAATACGTGGATATGTTTTGCTATAATGACAAAAATGAAAGGATTATAATAAAGATATCCATGGAGGCCTGTGGAGGTAAACAGTTATGTGCAAAAAAAATATTGCCTCTGGTAAATCAGGCAGCTGATAAAATTATGTGTATAAATGATGATGGATGTAAAATAAATAATTCTTTAAAGACGTGTGATATTACTTTTGAGGAGATGCCTAAATATTATGTATCGACTTATGCAGGTAAAATGTGCAAAGATGGAGAAGAATTTAGTGGAGATAGTTATACGTTTGGGAAATCATCAGATGGTGCATATATAAGTATGATAAGTGATGGCATGGGATCAGGACCGGAAGCTGGACAAGAAAGCAGTGCTGTTGTGAATATTGTTCAAAAATTCTTAAAACAAGGATTTGATAAAATAACTGCTATAAATACTGTTAATTCTATAATGAGTATTAAATTTTCTGAAGATGAAAAATTTTCGACTATAGATTTAAGCAGTATAGACCTTTATAGTGGGAAGATAGATTTTGTAAAAATAGGAGCAGCAGCAAGTTTTATAAAGAGAGGGGAAGATGTTAGCGTTATTGATTCAAAGAGTCTGCCAATAGGTGTATTAGATAAGCCTGATATTGATAGTGCTCAAAAGAAGGTTAAAAATGGAGATTTAATTATAATGGTAAGTGATGGTATTTTGGATCATGAAAATAAATCAGTTGGAAGTGTAGATTGGTTCATAGAATTTTTAAAGGGAAATAACTGTAATGATCCGAAACAACTGGGTCACGAAATTATAGACAAGTCCAAGGAAATAAGTAATGGGAAAATAAGGGATGATATGACAGTCATTGTGGGAAAAGTGTACAGCTTATATTAA